A window of Methanobrevibacter ruminantium genomic DNA:
ACTATCACTTCAATTTACTATGAATAAACTACTAAATTACAAATAACTATAAATAACTAATAATTACTAATAAATATAAATTTTAACCTTTCCAATTCCTTGCATTTTTGACAAAAGACTTTGCAAAATCAGGATTTGCAGGAAGATAGATATGTGGGAACCCAGCATAAAGACTGTCAGAGCCATGACAACAAAGGTATTCCAAACCATTGGATGCCTTTTTAGCCATAAACTTTTCCCCACAGTTTTCACTATCATAATAATGGAATTCATGCACTCTAATTCTATCATCCTTTTTGCATAAAAGATTATCTTCCAAAGCAGTAATTTCAATATAACCGAATCTTTGCAATTTATCTGTCTTTATACAATTGCCTTTGATGAATCCAACCATAGGCACATTCTCAATGGAATCATGCAAATACATGAAACCTCCACATTCAGCTATTGTAGGAATTCCCTTTTCTATGATATCCTTTATTTCATCACATAATTTTCTGTTTTTGGACAATTCTCCCGCATATAATTCAGGATAACCTCCACATAAGTACAATCCAGAGATATCTTTAGGAAGCTCTCCATCTTCCAATGGGCTGAAAAAGACCACTTCACATCCTAAATCTTCCAATATTTCAATGTTTTCCTTATACATAAAGCAAAAAGCATTATCACGGGAAACTGCTATGCGAGTCTTTTTATCAGAATCAATTTTTGCACTGCTTTCGATCAACTCTTTATAGTCTTCACTTGCTTCAAGAATTGGGGCGGATTTAGCCAATTCAAACAATCCATCCAAATCAATGTATTTTTCTGCCAATTCCCTAAGACCATTTATTTTCTCTTTAATGTCTTCAATTTCATCTGCAGTAATCAATCCTAAGTTTCTGCTTCCAATAGAATATTTTTCCTTTCTAGGCAAGAAACCATAAGCCTTAATGCCTTCTTTTTCAACAATATCCCTTAAAAGTGGATACAACATAGGGGAAATTCCATTGAAAATTACACCTTCAACCATGCTTTCTTCCTTGAATTCCTTGAAACCTTTTATGATTGCTGCTGCAGAATTGCTCATTCCTTTAGCATCAATAATAAGTACTGCAGGAGCTTTAATGGATTTAGCAACTTCCCAAGCACTTGCTCTGCCTTCAACACCGATTCCGTCATAAAAGCCCATAGCACCCTCGATTATGCTTAAGTCCTTACCGCAATTTCGAATGAATTGGTCGCATAACATTTGCTCAGTTGAAAAGTAAGGATCCAAATTATGGGTCTCTACATTAAAGACCTTACGATGAAACATTGGGTCAATATAATCAGGACCTGACTTAAAGGAAGCGATTTCCAAACCTCTGTTTTGGAATGCAGCAAGCAAAGCCATAGTGATGGTTGTCTTACCACAGTTACTGTTGGTTCCTGAAATCAATATTCTATTCACGAGCACCACTTCCACTAATAATGAATATTGGATTCTGGGCCATTAGCATATGCAAATCACCGATTTGCTTGCCTTTTGAAACTGCAACTTGAACAATGTCCCCGCTTATTCCAACATTCTTTAATGAGTCCAAACCAGCC
This region includes:
- a CDS encoding cobyrinate a,c-diamide synthase; the encoded protein is MNRILISGTNSNCGKTTITMALLAAFQNRGLEIASFKSGPDYIDPMFHRKVFNVETHNLDPYFSTEQMLCDQFIRNCGKDLSIIEGAMGFYDGIGVEGRASAWEVAKSIKAPAVLIIDAKGMSNSAAAIIKGFKEFKEESMVEGVIFNGISPMLYPLLRDIVEKEGIKAYGFLPRKEKYSIGSRNLGLITADEIEDIKEKINGLRELAEKYIDLDGLFELAKSAPILEASEDYKELIESSAKIDSDKKTRIAVSRDNAFCFMYKENIEILEDLGCEVVFFSPLEDGELPKDISGLYLCGGYPELYAGELSKNRKLCDEIKDIIEKGIPTIAECGGFMYLHDSIENVPMVGFIKGNCIKTDKLQRFGYIEITALEDNLLCKKDDRIRVHEFHYYDSENCGEKFMAKKASNGLEYLCCHGSDSLYAGFPHIYLPANPDFAKSFVKNARNWKG